TTGTCGCCGAGCCGGAACCCGGCCGGCAGCACGCCGGGGTCGATGTGGTTCAGCTCCACCCGCAGCGTCCCGCCCTGGTCGCCGATCGGCAGCGGCGCGTCCAGGCGCCCGTGCTGCACCCGCAGGTCGTCGAGCATCCGCAGGGCGGCGCGGGCGAAGTACCCGAGCTCGGCGTGGTGCCGCTTGCCCTCCAGCTCGGTGATCACGACGACGGGGAGCACCACGTCGTGCTCGGCGAACCGCAGGATCGCCCGGGGGTCGGACAGCAGGACGGACGTGTCGAGGACGTGTGTCCGGCGCCCCTCCCCCGGCTGCTCGATCGAGGTGGTGGCGGTTCCCAGCTTGCTGACCACGGCAGGCTCCCTCCGGCGCCGATCAGCGCCGCATCGGGCCCCTCGCGCCGTCCGTGCCCCGTGGGGCGGTGCGACGCGCGGTGACGGGACGAGGGCGGCCGGCGCGGGCGTCGGGCCACGACCGGCCCTCCTCCCGGAGCGGATGCTCCATGGGCTGGCCTCCCCGGGACGGCGGGCGCCGTCCGTTGCTCTCGGACGCTACGCCCAGCCGGCGGGGGTGCGGCGCGCGCGACACGCCCGCGGCGCGGCGCGAAACCTGATGTTCACCCGGCGGGCGCCTACCGGCCGTGCCGGCGCTCCCGCGCGGCGTAGTCGCGCACGGCGCGCAGGAAGTCGACCCGCCGGAAGTCCGGCCAGTACGCCTCGCAGAAGTAGTACTCCGAGTGCACCGACTGCCAGAGCATGAACCCCCCGAGCCGCTGCTCCCCGGAGGTGCGGATGACCAGGTCCGGGTCGGGCTGGCCCTTCGTGTACAGGTGGTCCGCGATGTGCTCCACGTCGAACGTCGCGGCGATCTCGTCCAGCGACGCACCCTCGGCCGCGCGCTCGGCGAGGTAGGACCGCACCGCGTCGGCGATCTCGCGGCGGCCGCCGTAGCCGATCGCGACGTTCACGTGCAGCCCGGCGACGTCGGCGGTCGCGGACTCGGCGTCCCGCAGGATGCCGCGCGTCCGCTCCGGCAGGAGGTCGAGCGACCCGACGGCCTGCAGCCGCCACTGCCGCGTCGCCGCGAGCTCGCGCACGGCGTCCTCGATGATGCCGAGCAGCGCCTCGAGCTCCTCGGGGTCCCGCGTGAGGTTGTCGGTCGAGAGCATCCAGAGCGTGACGACCTCGACGCCGACCTCCTCGCCCCACTGCAGCAGGTCCGCGATCCGGTCGGCGCCGCGCCGGTGCCCGGTGGCGGTCGACTCCCCGAGCTGGCGGGCCCAGCGCCGGTTGCCGTCGAGGATGACCCCGACGTGCCGGGGCACCCGGTCGCGTGGCAGCGAGGCGGCCAGCCGACGCTCGTACAACCCGTAGAGCGGGTGGGGCAGGCGCACGCGCGGAACTCCTTCGCCGGGAGGGGTGGCGGTGCTCACGCTACCGCCCGGCGGACCCCCGACGGCCGCGCGGACGGAGGGCGCGCGGAGGAGAACTCGTGCAGGTGCACGAACCTACGCACCCGTAACCTACGCATTCGTAGGTTACGCTGCAGCCGACGTCACCGAGCCGAGGAGGGGATGCGCCGTGAAGGTCACCGAGACCGCCGAGCAGGTCGCGCAGGCCGTCAAGCCGCGGCTGCGCGGGTGGATCCACGCCGGCATGTTCCCGCTGGCCACCGCCGCGTCCGTCGTCCTGGTCGTGCTCGCGCCCACCGCCCCGCTCACGATCGCCTCGGCGGTCTTCGGCGGGGCCGCCATGCTGCTGTTCGGCACCAGCGCCGTCTACCACCGCGGCACGTGGTCGCCCCGGGTCGCCGGCGTCCTGCGCCGCATGGACCACACGAACATCTTCCTCGTCATCGCCGGCACCTACACCCCGCTCGCCGTCGCGCTGCTCCCGGCGGCCACCGCCCAGACACTGCTCGTCATCGTGTGGTCCGGGGCGCTCGTCGGGCTGCTCGCGCGCGTGTTCTGGCTCGGGGCCCCGCGCTGGGTGTACGTGCCCGTGTACATCGCCCTCGGCTGGGTGGCGGTGTGGTTCCTGCCGGCGTTCGGTCGCGCGCCCAACGGCGGCCCCGAGGTCGTGTGGCTCGTCGCCGCCGGCGGCCTCGCGTACACGGTCGGCGCCGTCGTCTACGGGCTGAAGCGGCCGAACCCCAGCCCCCGCTGGTTCGGGTTCCACGAGATCTTCCACCTGCTCACCGTCGTCGGGTTCAGCTGCCACTACGCGGCCGCCGCGCTGGCGGTGCTGCGCTGACCTCTGCGGTTACGGTGGAGGTCATGTCCGCCGTGCAGCCCGTCCGCGACGTCCCCGACCCCGCGCAGGTCCGCGCGCTGGTGCGCGAGATGCGCCGCCTCGCCCTGACGTACAAGTTCGGGATCGACGAGGTCATGACGAAGATCGCGATCCTGCGGGACGAGTTCCTCCACATGCAGGACGACAACCCCGTGGAGCACGTCGGGTCGCGGCTGAAGTCGTTCGAGTCCATCGCGGCCAAGTGCCGGCGCAAGGGCATCCCGCTCGACCCGGACGCCGTGCGCGCCCAGATGTTCGACATCGCCGGCGTGCGGGTGACGTGCTCGTTCGTGTCGGACATCTACCGGCTGCGGGACATGCTGATCGGCCAGGGCGACCTCACCCTGCTCGAGGAGCGCGACTACATCGCCCACCCCAAGCCGAACGGCTACCAGTCGCTCCACCTCATCGTCCAGGTGCCGGTGTACCTGTCCGACCGCGTCGAGGACGTCGTCGTGGAGATCCAGCTCCGGACCATCGCCATGGACTTCTGGGCGAGCCTCGAGCACAAGATCTACTACAAGTACGCCGGCCAGGTGCCCCGCCACCTCACGGACTCGCTCAAGCTCGCGGCCGACGTGGCGGCGTCGCTCGACACGTCGATGGAGCGCATCCACCACGAGGTCAAGGCGCTGGCGGGCGAGCAGCCGGTGCCCGGCCCCGGGGCCGACGACGCGCTCAGCCCGGAGGACCTCATGCGGTCGTTCTGGCCCGCGCCCGACACGCAGCTCGACGGCGAGGGCCGCCCCCGCGTCTGACCGGCGTCCGGGTCAGGCGACCGGGACGACGCGGTACCGGCGATGGTCCAGCGACGGGTTCACCGCGCGCACGTCGGCGAGCGCCGAGGGGTCCAGGTCGACCGTGCGCAGCTCCGGCTCCGTGCCCAGCTCGAGCCCGGCGACGCCGTCCGGGCCGACGACGAGGGACCGGCCCGTCACGCCGCGCCCGGCCTGGCCGACCGCGAGGACCACCACGGTGTTCTCGATGGCGCGCGCCGTCGCCAGCGTCCGCCAGTGATGCTCCTTGAGGGGACCCGCCGCCCACGCCGCCGGGACCACCAGCACGTCCGCCCCCGCGTCGACCGCGCGCCGCGCCGACTCGGGGAACCGCAGGTCGTAGCAGGTGAGCACGCCGAACCGCAGGCCGGCGACGTCGAGCGTCAGCGGGGCGGCGTCGGCCGGCCCGGGCTCCAGCCGGTCGGACTCGCGGTGCCCGAACGCGTCGTACAGGTGCACCTTGCGGTAGACGCCGACGACCGCGCCCGCGGCGTCCACCGCGACGACGGCGTTCGCCGCACGGTCCGCCCGGGACCCCGGGAGGGTGGTGCCGGCGACCACCGCGACGCCGTGGGCGGCGGCACGCTCGCGCAGCGACGAGACGAACGGGCCGTCGAGCGGCTCGGCGTGCTCCGGCCCGGTGCCGCGCGGGTCGAACCCCGAGGCGTACTCCGGCAGCACGAGCACGTCGGCCCGGGCGCGCGCCGCGGTGTCGAAGGCCCGCCGGACCACCTCGCGGTTCGCGTCGTGGTCGTCGCTGACCCGCAGCTGGCCGAGCGTCACCCGCACGGCGGGCCGGACGGGCGGGTCGACGGTCACGGGCGGTCCCGGTCCTCGGGCGCCGGGTCGTCGGCCGGGGCGGCGGGCGGGAGGTCGTCGGGCGCGTCACCGACGCCGGGCGCCGGCGTGCCGCCCCCGGCCTCGGCCTCGGCCTCCTCGAGCCGGCGGGCGTTGCGCTCCACGACGCGCAGGTGCCGCACCAGCGAGAACGCCAGGGCGATCACCGCGGCCGCCACGGCGAACGTCACCAGGAAGCCGAGCAGGCCCGGCGACGTCTGGTCCTCCGGCGGGATCTCGACCGTGCTGGGCGACGGCGACGGCTCCGCGGCCCCCGGCACCAGGAGCGCGACGGGGACCGGGACCACCGCGTGCACCGCCTCGCCGAGCGCGCCGCCCGCCTGCAGCACCGCCCCGTGGGCGACGGCGATCAGCGTGGTGGCGCTCATGCGCGGGCCTCGCGCACGCCGGCGAACAGGTCGTCCTCGGGCAGCGTGGTCGGCACCCGCGACTCGGCGAGCTCGTACTCCTCGTGCGGCCACACCTGCAGCTCGAGGTCGCGCGGCATCGCGAAGAAGAACCCCTCGGGGTCGATCTGCGTGGCGTGCGCGCGCAGCGCGGCGTCCCGGGCGTCGAAGTACCCGCCGACGGGGACCAGGGTCGTCACCTCGCGCTCCGGGATCTCGCGGGCGGCGCGGGACTCGACCCACTCGCCGAACGGCGACTCCAGGCCCCGCTCGACCATCGCCTCGTGCGCCGCGCGGATGCGGGCCATCGAGAAGCCGTGGTTGTAGTACAGCTTCAGCGGCGTCCACGGCTCGCCGGCCCCGCGGTAGCGCTCCGGGTCCCCCGCCGCGTGGAACGCCTCCACCGCGACCCGGTGGGTCATCACGTGGTCGGGGTGCGGGTAGCCGCCCGTCGGGTCGTACGTCGTGATGACGTGCGGCCGGAACGAGCGGACCAGCTCGACGAGCGGCCGCGCCGCGTCCTCCAGCGGGACCAGGGCGAAGCAGCCCTCGGGCAGCGGCGGCAGCGGGTCGCCCTCGGGCAGGCCGGAGTCGACGAAGCCGAGCCAGTGCTGCCGGACGCCGAGCGCCTGCGCGGCCGCGGCCATCTCGACGCGCCGCACCGCGCGCATGCCCTCGATGCCGCCCTCGACCGGCGGGTGGTGCGGGTTGAGCACGTCGCCCCGCTCGCCGCCGGTGCAGGTGACGACGAGCACGTCCACCCCCTCGGCGGCGTACCGGGCGGTCGTCGCGGCGCCCTTGCTCGACTCGTCGTCCGGGTGGGCGTGCACGGCCATCAGGCGCAGCTGCTCGGTCACGTTCGCTCGTGGTCCTTCCCTCGGCGTCCGCCGGAGCACCGGCGGACGGGAGACAATGATCCCTCACCCCACCGACACCGGCGCACCCCGACGCCCGGCGGACCAGCAGGAGGAGCGCGTGACCGCAGACGCCGCCGCGACGCCGGCACCCCCGGAGGGACGCTACGGGCGCCCGCCGACGTCCCGGCGCGCGACGCGGGCCGCCGTGGCGGTGCTCGCCGTGCTCGGCCTCGCGGTCGTGGTCTGGCTGGGCGTCGGGCAGGCGCGGACGCCCGTGCGCTGGGACGAGGTCGGCTTCCGCGTGGACGGCCCGACGTCGACCGAGGTGACGTTCGACGTCACGAAGGACCCGGACGCCACCGCCGTCTGCCGGGTGCAGGCGCTGTCCGAGGGGTACGCCGAGGTCGGGGTCCGGACGGTCGAGGTCGGCCCCGCGGGCACGCGCACGCAGCGGGTCACGGCGACCATCCTCACCGCCGAGCAGGCCGTGACCGCCGTCGTGGAGTCCTGCGAGCCCGCCTGACGCCGCGCGGGAGCCGTGCGGGAGACCGCGCCGGTGCCGTGCGGGTGCGGCGCGGGCGCCGGGCCGGACCCGCACGCGCCGGAGCCCCGGCGTTGCTATGATTGCCGATTCATACGCCGCCCCCGGACCGACGTCGCCCGACGTCGCCGCAGGTCGACGCGACCACGAGACGGCGGCACACCCGTTCACGCACCTCGCGGGTCCGCGCACGCCTGACCGGGGACGACGCACAGTGCACCCGCCCCGCCGGGGCGCGACACGCAGGGAAGGAGTGGACGTGACCGACACGACGCAGGCCGCCACCTGGCTGACGCAGGAGGCCTACGACCGCCTCAAGGCGGAGCTCGAGCACCTCGAGGGCCCGGGACGCGCCGAGGTCACCGAGCGCATCGCCGCCGCGCGTGACGAGGGCGACCTCAAGGAGAACGGCGGCTACCACGCGGCGCGCGAGGAGCAGGCCAAGCAGGAGGCCCGCATCCGCGAGCTCAAGGAGAAGCTGCGCAACGTGCAGATCGGCACCCCGCCGGACGACGGCGTCGTGGAGCCGGGCATGGTCGTGACCGCCGTCGTGGCGGGTGACGAGATGACGTTCCTCCTGGGCTCCCGCGAGATCGCCGGCAGCGCGGACATCGAGGTCTTCTCCCCGACGTCGCCGCTCGGCGCCTCCATCAACGGCCGGCAGGTCGGCGACACGGTGGCCTACACCGCGCCGAACGGCCGCGAGATCCCCGTCGAGATCAAGGCCGCGAAGCCCTTCGAGGGCTGACCCGCTCGGCACCGCGAGGGCCCCGTCCGCACGCCGGACGGGGCCCTCGCCGCGTCCCCGCCCGCTCCCGCCCCGCGGCCCTGGGCTCCGGGTCGGCGGCGAGGTCGTCACGTCGGGCCGAGGTCGTCAGGTGGGCGGGACGACCTCGGCCCGGACTGACGACCTCGCGGCCGCGCCGAGCTCGCGCCAGGGGGTCAGTGCTCGGACAGGCGGAAGCCGGCGTCGCGCAGGCTCTGCAGGAGGCGCGCGCAGTGCTCGGGGCCCTTGGTCTCCACCTGGACCTCGATCTCGACCTCGTCGATCTCCAGGTCCACCCCGGTGCGGACGTGCGACACGTGCATGACGTTGCCGCCGGCGGCCGCGAGCTCACGCAGCAGCCCCGCGAGCGCGCCCGGGGTGTCGTGGACGCGCACCCGCAGCTGCAGGTACCGACCGGAGACGGCGAGCCCGTGCCGGACGACCCGGAGCAGCACCAGGGGGTCGATGTTGCCGCCGGACAGCACGACCACCACGGCTCCCTCGAGGTCCCCGGCGCCGGCGGCCATGACGGCCGCGACCCCGGCGGCGCCGGACGGCTCGACGAGCAGCTTCGCGCGCTCCGCGACGAGCAGCAGCGCCCGGGACAGGTCCTCCTCGGAGACGGTGCGCACCTCGCAGGCGTGGCGCCGCAGCACGTCGAACGGCACCCGTCCGGGCGTGCCGACCGCGATGCCGTCGGCCATGGTGTGCAGCTCGGGCGCCGGCACGGGCTCCCCCGCGACGAGGGACGCCGGGTACGCCGCCGCGCGGGCCGCCTGGACGCCGATCACCCGGACGTGGGGCGCCGCCTCGGCGACGACCGCCTGGATGCCGGCCGCGAGCCCGCCGCCGCCGAGCGGCACCACGATGGTCCGGACGTCGGGCACCTGCTCGAGGATCTCGAGCGCGAGCGTGCCCTGCCCGGCGACGATGTCCGCGTGGTCGAACGGGTGGATGAGCACCCGCCCGGTCCGCTCGGCCTCGGCGCGGGCGGCCACGAGCGCCTCGTCGACGCTGTGCCCGTGGGGGCGCACCTCCGCCCCGTACTCCTTCGTGGCGGCGATCTTCGGCAGCGCCGCGTCGACCGGCATGTACACGACCGCGTCGATGCCGAGCAGCTGCGCGGCGAGCGCGACGCCCTGCGCGTGGTTGCCGGCGCTGGCGGCGACGACCCCGCGGGCCTTCTCCTCGGGCGACAGCCGCGACATGCGCACGTACGCGCCGCGGATCTTGAACGACCCGGCCCGCTGCAGGTTCTCGCACTTGAGGTGCACCGGGACGCCGGCGACCTGCGACAGCGCCCGGGACGACTCCACCGGCGTCCGGGTGGCCACCCCGTCCAGCAGGCGCGCGGCCGCCCGGGCGTCCTCCAGGAAGCTCACGTCGGTCCGCTCAGACACGGGCGTCCGCCCCGCCGGCGCCGCGCCGCGAGAACAGGCCGGGTGGTCGCAGGTCCGGGTGGTCGTCCGTGCCGAGCTGCGGGAACTTGTCGTGCCCGTGCAGGTACAGCACCACGGTGTTGAGCACGGCGGCGATCGGCACGGCGAACAGGGCGCCCACGATCCCGGCGGCCATCGACCCCGCGGCGACGACCAGCAGCACCGCGACCGGGTGCAGCGACACCGCGTGGCCCATGAGGAACGGCTGGAGCACGTGGCCCTCGATCTGCTGCACCGCGAGCACGACGCCCAGCATGATCAGCGCGATCACCCAGCCCTTGGCGACGAGCGCGACCAGCACCGCGACGGCGCCCGTCGCGATCGCGCCGACGATCGGGATGAACGAGC
This is a stretch of genomic DNA from Cellulomonas sp. ES6. It encodes these proteins:
- a CDS encoding isoprenyl transferase, which translates into the protein MRLPHPLYGLYERRLAASLPRDRVPRHVGVILDGNRRWARQLGESTATGHRRGADRIADLLQWGEEVGVEVVTLWMLSTDNLTRDPEELEALLGIIEDAVRELAATRQWRLQAVGSLDLLPERTRGILRDAESATADVAGLHVNVAIGYGGRREIADAVRSYLAERAAEGASLDEIAATFDVEHIADHLYTKGQPDPDLVIRTSGEQRLGGFMLWQSVHSEYYFCEAYWPDFRRVDFLRAVRDYAARERRHGR
- a CDS encoding hemolysin III family protein; amino-acid sequence: MKVTETAEQVAQAVKPRLRGWIHAGMFPLATAASVVLVVLAPTAPLTIASAVFGGAAMLLFGTSAVYHRGTWSPRVAGVLRRMDHTNIFLVIAGTYTPLAVALLPAATAQTLLVIVWSGALVGLLARVFWLGAPRWVYVPVYIALGWVAVWFLPAFGRAPNGGPEVVWLVAAGGLAYTVGAVVYGLKRPNPSPRWFGFHEIFHLLTVVGFSCHYAAAALAVLR
- a CDS encoding GTP pyrophosphokinase family protein; this translates as MSAVQPVRDVPDPAQVRALVREMRRLALTYKFGIDEVMTKIAILRDEFLHMQDDNPVEHVGSRLKSFESIAAKCRRKGIPLDPDAVRAQMFDIAGVRVTCSFVSDIYRLRDMLIGQGDLTLLEERDYIAHPKPNGYQSLHLIVQVPVYLSDRVEDVVVEIQLRTIAMDFWASLEHKIYYKYAGQVPRHLTDSLKLAADVAASLDTSMERIHHEVKALAGEQPVPGPGADDALSPEDLMRSFWPAPDTQLDGEGRPRV
- a CDS encoding nitrilase-related carbon-nitrogen hydrolase → MTVDPPVRPAVRVTLGQLRVSDDHDANREVVRRAFDTAARARADVLVLPEYASGFDPRGTGPEHAEPLDGPFVSSLRERAAAHGVAVVAGTTLPGSRADRAANAVVAVDAAGAVVGVYRKVHLYDAFGHRESDRLEPGPADAAPLTLDVAGLRFGVLTCYDLRFPESARRAVDAGADVLVVPAAWAAGPLKEHHWRTLATARAIENTVVVLAVGQAGRGVTGRSLVVGPDGVAGLELGTEPELRTVDLDPSALADVRAVNPSLDHRRYRVVPVA
- the mca gene encoding mycothiol conjugate amidase Mca, producing MAVHAHPDDESSKGAATTARYAAEGVDVLVVTCTGGERGDVLNPHHPPVEGGIEGMRAVRRVEMAAAAQALGVRQHWLGFVDSGLPEGDPLPPLPEGCFALVPLEDAARPLVELVRSFRPHVITTYDPTGGYPHPDHVMTHRVAVEAFHAAGDPERYRGAGEPWTPLKLYYNHGFSMARIRAAHEAMVERGLESPFGEWVESRAAREIPEREVTTLVPVGGYFDARDAALRAHATQIDPEGFFFAMPRDLELQVWPHEEYELAESRVPTTLPEDDLFAGVREARA
- a CDS encoding DUF4307 domain-containing protein yields the protein MTADAAATPAPPEGRYGRPPTSRRATRAAVAVLAVLGLAVVVWLGVGQARTPVRWDEVGFRVDGPTSTEVTFDVTKDPDATAVCRVQALSEGYAEVGVRTVEVGPAGTRTQRVTATILTAEQAVTAVVESCEPA
- the greA gene encoding transcription elongation factor GreA yields the protein MTDTTQAATWLTQEAYDRLKAELEHLEGPGRAEVTERIAAARDEGDLKENGGYHAAREEQAKQEARIRELKEKLRNVQIGTPPDDGVVEPGMVVTAVVAGDEMTFLLGSREIAGSADIEVFSPTSPLGASINGRQVGDTVAYTAPNGREIPVEIKAAKPFEG
- the ilvA gene encoding threonine ammonia-lyase, translating into MSFLEDARAAARLLDGVATRTPVESSRALSQVAGVPVHLKCENLQRAGSFKIRGAYVRMSRLSPEEKARGVVAASAGNHAQGVALAAQLLGIDAVVYMPVDAALPKIAATKEYGAEVRPHGHSVDEALVAARAEAERTGRVLIHPFDHADIVAGQGTLALEILEQVPDVRTIVVPLGGGGLAAGIQAVVAEAAPHVRVIGVQAARAAAYPASLVAGEPVPAPELHTMADGIAVGTPGRVPFDVLRRHACEVRTVSEEDLSRALLLVAERAKLLVEPSGAAGVAAVMAAGAGDLEGAVVVVLSGGNIDPLVLLRVVRHGLAVSGRYLQLRVRVHDTPGALAGLLRELAAAGGNVMHVSHVRTGVDLEIDEVEIEVQVETKGPEHCARLLQSLRDAGFRLSEH